A genomic window from Salvia hispanica cultivar TCC Black 2014 chromosome 5, UniMelb_Shisp_WGS_1.0, whole genome shotgun sequence includes:
- the LOC125188898 gene encoding probable CCR4-associated factor 1 homolog 7 isoform X1: MSVLHKSDSIQIREVYADNLDAEFALIREIIDDYPFIAMDTEFPGIVIRPVGNFKNTNDLHYHTLRDNVDLLKLIQLGLTFSDEKGNLPTCGTDKYCIWQFNFREFNPNEDVAALESIELLRQSGIDFAKNTDKGIDALRFGELLMSSGIVLNGDMHWITFHSGYDFGYLLKILTCRKLPESQEGFFTLIKVYFPVLYDVKHLMKFSNSLHGGLSKLAELLDVERVGISHQAGSDSLLTSAAFMKMREKFFNGAVEKYSGVLYGLGVE, from the coding sequence ATGTCTGTGTTACATAAAAGCGATTCGATTCAAATCCGGGAGGTTTATGCCGACAATCTGGATGCAGAATTCGCGCTGATCCGTGAGATAATTGATGATTATCCCTTCATCGCCATGGACACTGAGTTCCCCGGTATCGTGATCCGGCCGGTTGGAAATTTCAAGAACACCAATGACCTCCACTACCACACATTGAGAGACAATGTGGATTTGCTGAAGCTGATTCAATTGGGGCTAACATTCTCCGACGAGAAGGGGAACTTGCCAACGTGCGGCACTGATAAGTACTGCATCTGGCAGTTCAACTTCCGCGAGTTCAATCCGAACGAGGACGTGGCAGCACTGGAATCAATCGAGCTCCTGCGCCAGAGCGGCATTGATTTTGCCAAGAACACTGACAAGGGCATTGATGCATTGAGGTTCGGGGAGCTCCTGATGTCGTCTGGGATCGTTCTGAATGGAGATATGCATTGGATCACGTTCCACAGCGGCTATGATTTCGGGTACTTGCTCAAGATCTTGACTTGCAGGAAGCTGCCGGAGTCGCAGGAAGGGTTCTTCACATTGATCAAAGTGTATTTCCCGGTGCTGTACGACGTGAAGCATCTGATGAAGTTCTCCAACAGCCTCCACGGCGGGCTGAGCAAGCTGGCCGAGCTGCTGGATGTGGAGAGAGTGGGGATCTCCCACCAGGCGGGCTCGGACAGCTTGCTGACATCGGCAGCGTTCATGAAGATGAGGGAGAAGTTCTTCAATGGAGCAGTGGAGAAGTATTCTGGTGTGTTGTATGGTTTAGGTGTTGAGTAA
- the LOC125188898 gene encoding probable CCR4-associated factor 1 homolog 6 isoform X2 translates to MDTEFPGIVIRPVGNFKNTNDLHYHTLRDNVDLLKLIQLGLTFSDEKGNLPTCGTDKYCIWQFNFREFNPNEDVAALESIELLRQSGIDFAKNTDKGIDALRFGELLMSSGIVLNGDMHWITFHSGYDFGYLLKILTCRKLPESQEGFFTLIKVYFPVLYDVKHLMKFSNSLHGGLSKLAELLDVERVGISHQAGSDSLLTSAAFMKMREKFFNGAVEKYSGVLYGLGVE, encoded by the coding sequence ATGGACACTGAGTTCCCCGGTATCGTGATCCGGCCGGTTGGAAATTTCAAGAACACCAATGACCTCCACTACCACACATTGAGAGACAATGTGGATTTGCTGAAGCTGATTCAATTGGGGCTAACATTCTCCGACGAGAAGGGGAACTTGCCAACGTGCGGCACTGATAAGTACTGCATCTGGCAGTTCAACTTCCGCGAGTTCAATCCGAACGAGGACGTGGCAGCACTGGAATCAATCGAGCTCCTGCGCCAGAGCGGCATTGATTTTGCCAAGAACACTGACAAGGGCATTGATGCATTGAGGTTCGGGGAGCTCCTGATGTCGTCTGGGATCGTTCTGAATGGAGATATGCATTGGATCACGTTCCACAGCGGCTATGATTTCGGGTACTTGCTCAAGATCTTGACTTGCAGGAAGCTGCCGGAGTCGCAGGAAGGGTTCTTCACATTGATCAAAGTGTATTTCCCGGTGCTGTACGACGTGAAGCATCTGATGAAGTTCTCCAACAGCCTCCACGGCGGGCTGAGCAAGCTGGCCGAGCTGCTGGATGTGGAGAGAGTGGGGATCTCCCACCAGGCGGGCTCGGACAGCTTGCTGACATCGGCAGCGTTCATGAAGATGAGGGAGAAGTTCTTCAATGGAGCAGTGGAGAAGTATTCTGGTGTGTTGTATGGTTTAGGTGTTGAGTAA